CAGCCCGTGGCCAGCGTACCCGTCCAGTCCGATCAGCACCATCGGGCCGCGCAGCTGGCCACACGAATCCTCGAGGGCCACGAACAGGGCCGTTTCGAAATCCTGAGTACGGAGGAGGCCGCCGAGTACTTTCGCGTGGGCTTTACCGCGGAGGTACAACGCCAGAACCACCAGACCATCCGGCTGTTGTTCGGTGCCTTCGAGGGCCTGGACTACATCGAAACCCGATACATGGACAGCCAGCCGCATTTGCTGATCCACCGCTTCAAAGGGCGGTACGGGGCCGCGTCCCGGCCACCCGAAGTGCGCGTCGTCCTCGACCGGGACGGCAGGCTGGCGGGTCTCTGGATCAAACCCTGGCAGGATGAAATGCAATGAGCACCTATCGCCACACCCAGTTCGGCACGGTCAACGTCGTCATCATTATCGCCATCCTGCCGCTGGTCATTCTGCCCACATGGCTGGCCGGAGCGGCACCCCTCGCGTGGATGATATTGATTTTCCTGCTCGGTGTCCTCGCGCTGTTCCACAACCTGACCGTCACGATCGATGACCAGGACCTCCGCATCAGTTTCGGCATCGGCCTGATCCGGAAGCGGTTCCCCCTGGATCAGATCGAGTCCTGCCATCCGGTCAGAAACTCCTGGCTCTATGGTTGGGGGATCCGGCTTACGCCGCGGGGCTGGCTATACAACGTATCGGGACTGGAGGCGGTGGAACTGAAGATGAAGAGCGGAAAGTCCTGCCGCATCGGGACGGACGAACCCAGGGTCCTGGCCGCTGCGCTTGAGGAGGCGCTGGGCAGGTTGGACGGCGCGAATAACGGGTCGGAGTGAGATGCTGAACGGGCGACCCCAAGTTTCAATAAAGTGCAGACTGCGCCGCCCGTGCATCACCGGCACGGACGGTCATGTAGATGGAAGTGGATTCTTCCATGCATACCAGACTTTATCCTGATATCCGTTCTTCAGTCTGATCTCGACCTCAATACCAAGCACCTCGATCTCTTCGTCGGTTAACAGATCCAGTATCTTGCATTTCAGTATCTCTGCCTTTCGTGGGTCAATCAGCCGACCTTTGTCGTCTACCATAAGAAGATTCCTTTCAGCCCCGCCACAGTTGGAATATGATGGTTATCAACCCGCCGATGATCGCAGTACCCAGTCCATAGACTACCCTCCGCAGAAATCGGAACTCGGCATCGAACTCCGACATCCTCTTGTAGGAATGGTCGATCAGCTTGTATATGCTAATTTCGGTTCTTTCAAGACCGAATAACCTGCTTTTTATATTATCATCTTTGAAAAACACTTCATCCAGGAGCTTTTCTGTATCTCGTGAATTACCTGTGTTCATAATTCATGACCTTTACAAGTTTGAGTTACGAGTGCTAACTTAAATGGACATCCACACCGTAAGATCGGCGGTGCGATATACGCAGAAACTCGAGTCTTCTATAGTAAATGGTCATAGAGAAACCGGATTATCTCGTGTTTTATCTTGCTGATAGTCTGTTTGTCGATCCAAATCACTGGAGCGTAACATGCCCAAAATCAGCGCCAATCGACAGATTACGCTTCCGGCTGAACAGTGCCGTTTAGTCGGCATCAAGCCATGCGACGAGTGCCGGAGCTTCGTGGCCGACGGCCGCATTACCATAGTCCGCCAGGAGCCCGGT
This genomic window from Gemmatimonadota bacterium contains:
- a CDS encoding AbrB family transcriptional regulator — translated: MPKISANRQITLPAEQCRLVGIKPCDECRSFVADGRITIVRQEPGSAWGCLAHLEGDPTVLEEESRQDAIEGKRVQTP